The genomic region gagagaggctTCTCCTACCCAGGGGTTCCAGGCTTCCCTGGGCAGAAGGGAGCACGAGGAGAACAAGGTGAGACTTCTAAGAAATCATTTATTATGCGGGTTTCAAGAAGAGTTGAGACAATGTGTCATTCGAAAGCTGTCTACACATTTCAACTTCTCTATAATAATCCTCgctggtttgttttggtttgtgtgtcAGGTGATCCTGGACGTCCAGGGTTCCCTGGTCTGCCTGGACTTCCTGGTGAGAATGGGAAGTCGAATATTCCTGGGCCTCTGGGAGATCCTGGATACCCTGGACTGGATGGAGTTTATGGTGAACACATTTCCTCAAtccagttttctgttttgcttcttttcattcccttcttttctctctaGGCAGTGCGTGATCCTTTCCTTATCTTGACCCTGTTTATTTTGaccacttcttcttctctcttgaTTTTAATCCTTACATGTATCTCATGTGTTCTCCAGGTACCCAAGGTCCACCAGGTCCTCCAGGACCACCTGGCCCAGGTACAGCTCAGGGAGACAGAGGTGACTCTGGGCTTCCTGGCTTCCCTGGTTCTCCCGGCAGGAAAGGAGAAGCAGGAGTGCCTGCAGGCCCTGGACTCCCCGGCCGCCCCGGTTTAAGAGGTGAAGCTCAAAAATGTGACGTGAAAAACCAAGAATATAccaagtgtttttgtttcttagttattaaaatacataacgggaaaacatttttttacttttcaggaGCACAAGGTGAGGCTGGTTTCAGTGGAGTTCCTGGTTTAAAGGGTTATCCGGGTGGCCCTGGTTACTATGGAAACAAAGGACCCAAGGGACCTCAAGGTATGAGGAGTTTAGTCCTTCCAGGTAGAATGTCTTCGCTCTTTCATCTACGACACGTTCACACGTTCATCTTGTATTTTTCCTGCATCCCCTCCTTCACAGGGCGTCCTGGTGCTAAGGGGATCCCTGGAGTCATAATATCTCCACCACCGCCACCGCAAAACCTTGGAGACCGAGGACCTATGGGTGAAAAAGGCTCCAACGGTTTCCCCGGAGAACCTGGTCAGCCAGGACTCCCCGGTCGTCCAGGTGAGTAGCAGAGAAGTCCAGTTTTTCTGAAGAGGTTTATCATCCAGCAcagctgttttgtcttttctttagtCTTCAAATCTAACTATAAACCTATTTTAGAACCACCTAGCCctgatttaacatttataaGTATCATATAAACTCTTAATAATGGATTTCCGTTCACTATAGTGTGAACCATGATCTGGTTAGTTCTAGACACATTGGTTCGTAAACAATTATATCTGCTTGTCCTTCTATCACTCCTGCGTCAAATACTGCTACAGGTCCCAAAGGTCGTGCTGGTTCTACGGGTAAACTGGGCAGGGCTGGACTTCCTGGTTTTCCTGGACCTGTTGGTGATGCCGGGTCCCCCGGTCTCCCTGGAGCAACTGGAGAGCAAGGTCATTATTCTGTTGATGTATTTATTATCAGCATTTGGTTTATTGCTGATTTGATCTGTCGATCTGAGCTCAGAATTAAACTCCTTCCTCAGGTCGTCCTGGTGGAGTTGGTCTCCCCGGCATCCCCGGCGGTGTCGGCCGGAGTTCGAGCATTGGCTACACTCTTGTAAAGCACAGCCAGAACGCCCAGGTGCCCATGTGTCCTCTGGGCATGGCCAAACTGTGGGATGGATACAGTCTGCTGTACGTGGAGGGACAGGACAAGGCGCACAATCAGGACCTCggtatgaaaacacacatttgataATACTGATGACAGTGGTACAGAGTGGATCAATGACCAGCGAGACCTGTCCTGTCGTCTCTgttgataataaataaaggtCAAATGTCTGGTAAATATTAGAATCTGTGTTAGTGGCTTTTTGACCTTCAGACTTTTCATAGTTTCATCTATGTGATTTCTAGAGAGTTAGTAGTTAATTCTCTGTataacacacaaaaacccacTTGGAAGATTTGCTGGATTCTCTTATTTAAGTGGACTATATTCCTGTCCAGAGACATTTGAggatgtgttaatgtgttagACTAATGCAGCTGATATGGTAAAAATAGCTGATAACATGTCTCTTGTCCCTCCAGGTCAGCCAGGGTCTTGCCTCCCCAGGTTCAGTACCATCCCGTTCCTCTACTGCTCCCCCAACGAGATCTGCTATTACGCCAGCCGCAACGACAAATCCTACTGGCTCTCCACAACTGCACCCATACCCATGATGCCTGTGGCCGAGCAGCAGATACGACCTTATATCAGCAGGTAATGTAACAACTTCATTTCTGATCTCTGTCCAACTTGTCTCATTAGTTGTAATAAGTTGCTCAATAATTATGTATTCCTTTTATCTAATCCAGGTGTTCAGTGTGTGAGGCTCCATCTCAGGCTGTGGCGGTCCACAGTCAGGACACATCCATACCCACCTGCCCCCCTggctggagaagtctctggaTAGGATACTCGTTCCTTATGGTAGGtcatatatttttactttttttttctgcagtctCCAAAACCCAAGATATTAAGCTGACATTTATACAAATcaaaaaaatgcagcagaaaTTCACGTGATAAGATCGTTTTTGGCATTTTGGCCTTATTTAAGTTTTACCAGTTAAATAATCTATAAATATTGTATCTCCGTAAGTAAAACAACAGCTACCTGTCCTGTGATTAACTACATTACACTGATGACTAATAATAATGTGGTTATTACTTGTATTTTGCAAAATGCAGAGGGGCACAGCTGGCAAGTAGATGGCGAATAGTGAAGCATTTGGCAGCTAAACAGTTATATTTTTCTCGGTGAAGAGAGGGAATATTGGTTTGGTATTGgtaaataacatacagtatataaaatgcTGACTATTAATTActagaaatatgctccaaatGCTATCTTAATATATACAGGTGGACAATTGTGGTATATACATGTAATAAAGGTGCATAAACCCTGTCACTCTCCTCTTTAGAAAGTCTCCacaataaatagaaaattaTATTAGAAGGGTTGTAGTTTTTCTTTCAGCACTAAGtaaaatgtcttctgctctccatcacagcacacagcagctggCGCTGAGGGTGGCGGTCAGTCCCTGGTGTCTCCTGGCTCCTGTCTGGAGGATTTCCGTGCAACGCCGTTCATCGAGTGCAGCGGGGCCAAGGGCACCTGCCACTACTTTGCCAATAAGTACAGCTTCTGGCTCACCACTGTGGATCCCAGGCAGGAGTTTGTCCATTCACCATCGCAGGAGACCCTGAAGGGAGGCCAGCAGTTTTCCAGAGTCAGCCGCTGCCAAGTCTGCAGCAAGGTCTTGTAGTAGGAGGTGAAGGATGGAGATGTGGAGGGATGAAGGGAGGGAAACATCTGGAGGTGCTACACTGACACTccaaggagaaaaaaggagtTGATGATGGAGGATGAGAAGATTTActagaaaatgtttaaaaaaaaaaacacaaaaacacatgactGACTGAAAACGAGGCTGCTTCAGTTTGAGAATTGAGTCAAACAACCTTTTcaaagctttttaaaatccatttaGGAATAAACAGAAGAGTTGGAGGTAGGACATGCAAACAGAAGAGCTCCAGTGCGATGACTCTTCTCTACATTATCACTGACAATGGTGCTATTGTTTatgttctttgtgtttatttcgTGTCTGTTGCCTCGATCCGATTTGAGCTTGAATCATTGTCGGCTACCTCGGGCAGTGCCGCCGCCCCCTTTGGCCGGCACTGCGCCGCACTGCACCGTTTACACGTCACGGTGGGCGTCTTGCTTTAGATAAGTCAGTCAGACAAAAGAAGCCAGATACTGGTATGACTGAAAGTTGAATTTCaagtgtttttcattcttttgtgAACTGATCTAACTGCAGCAGACGGTGTCCTCACCTGACCCCGGTTCAACCAGTAAACTTTGCCTCTGATGTGTTTCCCTGACTACTACAACCACTGTAACGGCACTAATGTTACAGATGAGCTTATGTTAAAAGCTGTCCCCATGGCTGGTCACACTGCAAACCCCTGGCTAATAGTTTTGTAATCTGTGCTTAATTTTTTATTGAACCCTGGACAGTATTTCTCCTAAGGTTGTACGAGCGAACGCCATCCGCTCGTGAAGACTAAAGTACGTTATAATGTAATGTAGAGCAAAAACATGCCAAACAACCAGTACAGTCTTTTAACACCAGCACTTTCCTCAAAATTACTAAAAGCAACAGCCAGTAATGAATGACTTGAACGAGGCCACTCGTTCATTTATATTGCACTGATGTGAACTCGTGTGTTACAGCAATGAAAAAGTAATAGGGGCAAATTTCTTCTACGTCTtcacttttacatgtttttatcgTTATCTTAAGACCaaactagtgttttttttttaatcacatcaaACCCTTTATTCACACTaaatctgcagcagaaaacaaaacgcAAGCTCTCTTATATAAATTTGTTAATTATTGTTGTACATAGTGCTTCCTGTATTTTTCCAGTAAAGTGTGGTAGTAAAGGTTTTTTATTCCGTTAGCTCATCACCTCATTCTCATTTGCTTTTTCCACTCTGTGTCATTTCACTGTCCTTGAGTAAGAAAGAGGTCAAAGTGTCTGACTTTAAATGTAGATTTGTAAGATTGTGTCGGCTAAATGTGcagatttcagtttgttctaTTAAAGTTCTCACCTGAGTGAAACTGGACAACATCAGTCACTTTCTCCTCTTGCGATTTTATCGTCGGACAGTGAAAACTGCTGGGAGACTTGTAACCACTATGACCACTATGTCTAGCACAtagctctgtctctctgctggtTGCCCTGACTTTATCACACTtcacttcttctgtttttcttttattcacgtattttgtctgcatttgttgttttgtaatctagattgtaattatttttgcttACATCGTGATACTATCCCTTGGTGTTATTTACTGAGATCAGAGGGAATGGGAAGATGATGATGTGTACATTAAACATTATGAAAAAAATAAGCCCTTCAGATGttttatatgaaaaatatatcCATCACTTATGATTTAACAGACAAAGCTTTTTAGCTTCACCCCATTTTCAAAACCAACTTGAAATGTTTCACCCAGTAACAACCTATAAGTGCCTGGAGTAACAGAAATGAAACTCAGTTTTTCCTCAAAGAGACTCTATGACAGAATCTGCTAATGACATGTCTGTTACAACATTATGTATTTCTGTGCTCATACACTTTGAAATAAAGTATAAGTAACTGAGAAATGAGGAAGCATCATGTGTAATTGTTCTGTACGACTGCAGTGGATTCAAGGGTGAATAAAGTATTTCCATGAAAGGAGCAGATGTTGCAAATGTTGTTATATGCAACCTCCAGTGGGGTCATTACATGTGTTCTGTTATGTGTAGTGTCAAGTTAATGTTTGACCATCAGGATTCTGTGTGACTTGTAAAccaaattaaacacattaacaccTTGTAACTTGACACtgattttgtttatatatattgtcGTTGTACAACACAGTAGCtgtcatgtaaaatgtaaatacgTTTTTGGATCTGGagatattaacatttttaacctCGAACAGTTAACTAGGCATGTGAGGTGCAGTGTATGAGATAGGCAGTACATGAGTTGTAATTTTAttagaacaaacaaaagaagtCAGATACAAGACAAGgtaaactttttttaaaatatgatttgggGAAGAAAAACCTAAATTTGCAATAGGATAGTTTCCTATATAATATGGATTTATGTACATTAATATCTCCTGGAGGAagataattaataaaaaagctaaattaattgcattaatgtaagaaaattatttataaattaaagtaaaatgtgtctttgtagtttatattttaggtttttttttttaattaaaatgatacaCAGCAACTCAATCTTTTTTATGTCTAGACCAAAGTTATTTGAttcagaataataatattaaaatagtttatatcaacaggtgtgactgtgtttcGTGTCGTGTTTCCGGTGTTTCACCAGTAGGTGGCGATAGAAGCCTGACGTCTGTAACCACAGTAAAAGACAActagcaaaacaacaacactgctaGCTTGCGTAGCTGGAAGGAAAGcgacttgtgtttttttctgctgatttgGACCAAATAAACAGGTTAGTAATATATTTGGGAGATACAGAAGCGTCTACATTTTGTGTCTGCTTGATGTGCATCTTGCTACAATTGTTAAAGGCTgtattgatttgtttctgtgtgtaaaaCGTTAACCTAGCTTgcaagctaacattagcttcaCTAGCTTGTTAGTTATCAGCAGCAGCTAGCTGACGTTTTATTTTGGCAAAGGCTGTGAAATCTCTGCATGGAAATAGTCGGATGTTCCCTCGAAGATAAATGTCTGGGATATAGCGTTAAATGAGTAGATGGTTCTGCCTTATTACAGCTAATGGTCAATGCTAGAGTTAGCCGTGCAATCTACGGTCAGCTAACAGTAGATAAGTATTGCACAGCATAGCTCGTTGTATTTCATCACAAATCTACAACGTTACAGTATCGTTAGTGtaaaataatgactttaaataacattatctgaaaataaactacattttagGGAGCTGTTTGCAGGGTACTAATGTTCACAGGTAGCTAATGTTTGTTATTAACATGTTCAAGTAATCGAAATAACTAGTTAAATAACTAATTGGTCAACGTGaatacattaaaacagaaaatcagtcAATGTGAGATTACTAACAAGTAAAGTAAACTGACTTATCATTATAAAGTGTCTTCATAATTTGCTTACTAGGTAGCAATAAGCCGCATTTCTCTTGTGGATCgtaaaatgttttcaacatgTAAAGTTTAGTGCAGGTGTTTCACCTCTgcagtttgttgtgttcaggtgtttcacctctgcagtttgttgtgttcaggtgttttaactctgcagtttgttgtgttcaggtgtttcacctctgcagtttgttgtgttcaggtgtttcacctctgcagtttgttgtgttcaggtgtttcacctctgcagtttgttgtgttcaggtgtttcacctctgcagtttgttgtgttcaggtgttttaactctgcagtttgttgtgttcaggtgtttcacctctgcagtttgttgtgttcaggtgttttCGTTAAATACCTGCAACAATTAGCCAGTTTCCTAAGATGCCAGATATTCTCTGGTTTAAGCTTCCATAATTAtttatgcttttctttgtcatatcTAATGATGTATTTTAAGCTGATGGTCTGATTAAACAAGCTATTACATTTTTACCACACACTTTGGCAAATCTTTAACAGCTATTTTACAcctttgtgacattttacagtttagGTTATAAAGGTCATTCTCAGACTAATCAATAATGATAAGTGCCTGTTAGTTGCACATCTAGTTAGTTAAagtctttaaatctttaaactctttaattagtttaattctTGGATCATCATAAGTCCTTATCGCCCAACATGAATTAACTCACTAATGCACTTGTAGCtgaatacaaataaacagaataGTAAAATCCTGAGGAGTGGAAACTGTTGTAACAGGAGATTAATCGCTGTGGTTTTGGTATTATGCATAAGTAGTttgcaaaaatgtcaacaattctgtgtttttctgtccatatatataaatatggggtgctgtgtgtacattgatgaggaaaaaataaattttcttGATTTTGGCATTTGATCTCTAATGCAGGTACACTGGAATTTTCTGACACCCACTCGGACATGTCCTATGTCTTCATCAACGACTCGTCGCAGACCAACGTGCCTCTGCTGCAGGCCTGCATTGATGGAGACCTGCCCTTTGCCAAGAGGCTCCTGGAGACAGGATGTGACCCGAACATCCGTGACAACCGGGGCCGCACTGGCCTGCACTTAGCTGCTGCCCGAGGGAATGTGGACATATGTCGCCTTCTACACAAGTTTGGGGCCGATCTGTTGGCGACAGATTATCAAGGAAATACGGCGCTGCATCTGTGTGGCCATGTGGATACTATACAGTTCCTTGTGTCCAACGGGCTAAAGATTGATATCTGGTAAGAAATGTCATGTGTTCAGGTGGTAGTGGTCATATTCTTACATATCCAAGCCTTTATACTGTTGCTCCAGCTCATTCAACTTTTGTAGTAGCTCTAAAAGCGATGGAAGGATGGTCAGATGTGTGACTTTTTTGGCAACAGCTGTAACAGGAATTTAATGTATtgaatgaaacacagagagcaggacAGCAGGTCCCAGGAGTGTCGAGGGAGGTTTTTTGCCCAGCTGCTAATGCAGACTGGAAACTAGTCCTGTAAGGTTCTAATGCTACACATCAAGCTTGTTCCAGGggctttatttattatttttgcttaaGCTGTCCGCTTGCTCATTTCTGGACACATAATCTGTTCGATCAGTTTCTTCTTGTGCTCGTTaatattttcagattttgaaGCTCTCCTGACATACCAATGTAGACGACTGACCATATAACTGTGTACAAGTTGATTCTTAAATCACAGAGAAGCACAAACTGCAGATCTGTTGTTAAGCATGTAGTAGAACctgcatttctgtttatttagaaaagaacctaactaactaattaatttAGTAGTGTTCATAcccaagagtattaacaaatactgAACACAAGGAATTGATGTAAAACTGGGCAATACTACACTGACACTTGTCAAACCTTTACATACAACTGTAGTTATAGATCCCAGTGAACAAACCTTTCTTATCAATAGATGAAATaatatgtaatttttttatgtattgattAGACATAACTTTTAGATGTGAAATGGTGTTCAGAAAACACACCCAGACCAAATTCATGTGCAGACTAGATGATAAAAGCATTAAGACTTCATTGTTATACAGTTAACTGTGCTGTATTTACACAGAGTAAACATAAATCAcacctgtgatccacagaaaaCATGGATCCAAACTATAAGCAAGCATGCTGTCAAGTTCTAGTTCACTTTTATTGCCATTTAAAATATACACACGTGGTgcacagcagaacaacatgacaaaaataGAAAACCATACAAACAGTAAACCACAGTAAAGAATTCATATCCAGATTAGTAGATTTAAATGAAGCAGCACTTTTAGTGCAAATCATAAAATAACATCAGATACATTGCACACCTATTTCCATTTATAGTCTGTGTTCTTTAGGGAAGTTAAAGGAGGTGTAAGTGGAGACTATCACAATACTGAAGGCTCTGTTGATGCGGCTGTACTGAAGGGTCGGGAAATAATTCCTGGTGATCTTTTCTGCCAACAGTTTCCGGCGGAAACTTTTGTTCTTATGGGAAGATGATGGCATGATGCAAGGGTGGATGAGTTAGGGGAGTCTGCTAGTAAGCTCTCTTTTGTTCTTAAGGGGTGGGCGTGGCTCAATCACAATTTCGCAACCAGGGCAAGTTGCCAGCAGAGCATAGCAActctgctgtgagtgtgtgtgtgcttgtgtgtgcaaatggatGCATatgatgcagtgtaaaagcgctttgagtgccagttaggtagaaaatcATATGAGAATATGAGTAAGCAGGCAGACATGAACCataagagaagagagagggtaAGACATGCAGCCAGAGTCAAACCACAGACGCTGTGGTAACATGGCATGTGCTGTAACCATTACCAGAGGACTGCGGTATCACAGTAAAGTATAACCACTGACAATAAAGGATTTCACCCACTTTCATAGCAACCACAACGGATCAACTCCACTGGTGCTGGCAAAGAGACGCGGCGTCAACAAAGATGCCATTCGTCTCCTGGAGGGactggaggagcaggaggtgaAAGGCTTCAACAGAGGACCCCACTCCAAACTGGAGACCATGCAGATGGCCGACAGTGAGAGGTAAGCAGAGGCAGGAGAAGTAAATTGAGAGCAAAGGGAGTGGTAAACACAGCTGAGAAAGATGAAGCAGTTAGAGCTGTCACAGTATGTCATTTCCCCTGTAACCAGGGGAAGTGACATACTGCACAAGTAACCATGTGGTTACACATGGTTACTTGTGCAGTTCCCCTGTAACCAGGGGCACTGCAGTATGTCATTTTTGCATGGATGTTTGCTTCATCCATGCAAATTGAATGAAGTAGACAGTATCTCTGGTTCTTTTTAATCAAGTCGTTACAAAAGATCACTGGTCTATAGTGTTTGTTCAGCTTTTGGATCCAGCACAAGAACCCAGAGTACTTGTGACATACTGCACCACAGCTCGTAGATTCAGGTGTTAGTAGAAGACCACAACAGTCTTTATCCAAGAATCACTGATGACAGTAACAAGTAAAATCTGATCTTCCTCTTTAATTTCTGTAATTGTTTGCTTTATTCAATTTGCATGGAGGGTTTATCTGTTATATCGCTCAATGTATCTACTTTGACTAAATGCGAAGCAGCAACAGCCCAGATCTGCTGGTCCCCTCATCAGTTTTGTCCTCTGTCTGTCCCAGTGCGATGGAGAGCCACTCCTTACTCAACCCCAACCTGCAGAACAGTGAGGGCGTCCTGTCCAGCTTCAGGACCACCTGGCAGGAGTTTGTGGAGGACCTGGGCTTCTGGagagtcctgctgctgctggtggtcaTCGCTCTCCTCTCCCTGGGCATCGCATACTATGTCAGCGGAGTCCTGCCTTTCTCCAGCAGCCAGCTAGAGCTGGTGCACTGAGGGAAGGTGGAGACAAGAGAGTGAGGAGGTCATAAAATAACCAAGTGAAGTTTAGTTTTTGGCTGTTGATGCAgaacaaaaatgttgttttttgtttgtttgcagcctaaaatgtatttctaaaaagCAGTGATCCAAAAGAACAAAGCGCACATTCTCAATTTAGAAAACAACTTCCAAGTTTGAGGTGACTGTGGTGACTAAGAAGATTCAGTGACTCATACTACGAACATATATTAGTGTTTCATATCATAATCCCTTTAAATTGAGATCTCAGTTCAAGCTGCTTCTAAAAACGTGACTCAGATAGAGAAAACACTCTATcactcttgttttgtttattacacGATGGCATTTCCCTGTACGACACTTTAATTCACACGTTCTGCTCTGTTACATGCTGTACATTGCCAATGTTTTGTATCTTTTATTCTCCtagttttctcattttgtttctgcattgtGTTATTTATCAAACATTCTCCTGTATTAATCTTTATTATACTGTTTTGTTAAGATATCGTGCCCTTGTTGTCTTTAACCTCTTTTGTTGTGAAAAACCTGCATTTGTCGTTTAGTGAAAACCGTACTCGCGTATCTGAATGCTGAATCACCTGCTTATGTGCTGGTTGGATTAGAAAAGCACCTTGACTGTGTGCCTTGTGAGAGAAAGCATCATGTTTCCATCAGTTCATCAAGACATTCCTGCTGAAGCATGCAGCTTTGTTGCATTCAGATCTACGTCATCTAAAATGCTTATAGACTGTAGGATAACGGCTGCAGATTAACGGTCATTACTTATTCTGTTGtatattcatttttatcttaCTGTCCCTGTAAaccatgtatttgttttaagatGTCATTTGCTGATTGTCTGTGTACAATAACACATTTGAAGTAAATTCTAATTTAATGTGGAAGATGAATAAAATCATGTCTATGTATGATTATTATCATCAAGTGGACTATtggtgtgtcactgtgtgttcattttaactTTTGTCACAAATTAAGGAGGAAGGAGGTGTGAACtgaaacaacatttattaacagaaaacagcaacaacagacagCAAAGTCCAGATGAGCCAGGGGGGAAGAAAACAGGGCTGGGGAGGATGGCTAGGAGGAGGGCCGAAAGCAAGCGCAAACAGGCCGAGAGCAAGTGCAAGCACGCTGAGAGCTTGAGAGCAAGCTCTCACGCTGAGAGAAAGCGCAAGCAGAATTGCCTGGGGTgcggagtccagagggaaaGGAAGAACTGGTGAGAATCCAAAGCTGGCTGGATGCCAGGCCGAAACTGTCACAACTTTTAATTTCTCCACAGCGCAAGCACGATGAGAGCAAGAGCAATCAGCATTGATTTACTCCTGGTTTTTGACATTTATTAATAACTACCTGAATCCAGTTTTCTAAACTGTAGAAACTTGAgctctgtattttatttttgtattatgtttaaattttttaaCTGGATTCTCTGACTTGTTCTGAAGCTAAACCATCAACCATTATTTACAGTGAACATCAGCAGTAATGAGTCTTTACACCGTGGTTTTTCACTGTTCCTGTGACAGGTCTAGATGAAGCTATGACAACATGACAATAGTAGTAACTAAGACTGCAACTACAAATGTGACACGCCATGTTGTGTCTCCATGCAGTAATACAACGTTTTCAACACCTTCTGGGTATACAGA from Anabas testudineus chromosome 18, fAnaTes1.2, whole genome shotgun sequence harbors:
- the ankrd46b gene encoding ankyrin repeat domain-containing protein 46; translation: MSYVFINDSSQTNVPLLQACIDGDLPFAKRLLETGCDPNIRDNRGRTGLHLAAARGNVDICRLLHKFGADLLATDYQGNTALHLCGHVDTIQFLVSNGLKIDICNHNGSTPLVLAKRRGVNKDAIRLLEGLEEQEVKGFNRGPHSKLETMQMADSESAMESHSLLNPNLQNSEGVLSSFRTTWQEFVEDLGFWRVLLLLVVIALLSLGIAYYVSGVLPFSSSQLELVH